A segment of the Desulfurispora thermophila DSM 16022 genome:
ACCGCCCGGCACGGGTAAGACGCTGCTGGCCCGGGCGGTGGCCGGCGAGGCCGGGGTGCCTTTCTTTACCATCAGCGGTTCCGATTTTGTGGAGATGTTCGTGGGTGTGGGTGCTTCGCGGGTGCGCGACCTGTTCGATCAGGCCAAGAAAAACGCTCCCTGCATTGTCTTTATCGATGAGATTGATGCGGTGGGCCGGCAGAGGGGTGCCGGGTTGGGCGGCGGCCATGACGAGCGCGAGCAGACGCTCAACCAGCTGCTGGTGGAGATGGATGGTTTTGCCCCCAACGAGGGCATTATCATAATTGCCGCCACCAACCGGCCGGACATTCTGGACCCGGCGCTGCTGCGTCCGGGTCGCTTTGACCGGCAGATTGTGGTGGATGTGCCCGACCTGAACGGCCGCAAGGATATTTTGAAAGTGCACGTGCGGGGCAAGCCGCTGGCCCCCGACGTGGACCTGGATGTGCTGGCGCGGCGCACCCCCGGTTTTACCGGGGCCGACCTGGCCAACCTGGTCAACGAGGCGGCCTTGCTGGCGGCCCGTTTCAATAAAAAACAAATCGGCATGGACGAGCTGGAAAACTCCATTGAGCGGGTGATTGCCGGCCCCGAGAAAAAGTCCAAGGTGATTAGCGAGAAAGAAAAACGGCTGGTTTCCTACCACGAGGCCGGCCACGCTCTGGTGGGCTATGTGTTGCCCAACACCGACCCGGTGCACAAGGTGAGCATCATCCCCCGCGGCCGGGCCGGCGGCTACACATTGCTCCTGCCCAAGGAGGACCGCTACTACATGACCCGCTCCATGCTGCTGGACCAGGTGACCATGTTGCTGGGCGGCCGGGTGGCCGAGGCCGTGGTGCTCAAGGAGATCAGTACCGGGGCGCAGAACGACCTGGAGCGGGCTACCGAAATTGTGCGGCGCATGGTTATGGAGTACGGCATGAGCGACGAACTGGGCCCCCTGACCCTGGGGCGCAAGCAGGAAGCGGTTTTCCTGGGGCGCGACCTGGCCCGCGACCGCAACTACGGCGAGGAGGTGGCTTCGGCCATCGACCGGGAAGTGCGGCGCATCATCGACCAGAACTACAACCGGGCCAAGGAAATCCTGGAGCGCTACATGGACGTGCTGCACCAGATCGCCGGTGCCCTGATGGAGAAGGAAACGCTGGAAGCGGAGGAGTTTGCCGCCATCATGCGGGAGAATGGCATTGAGCCGCACAAGGTGCAGTAAATTTGATTTTCTTGCCCAACCCCTGCCCCCGTTAGCGGCGGGCAGGTTTTCACACTGGAAATTATACAGAAACTTTCCGTTTGAGAGGAGAGGCTAGCAGCAATGGAGAGAACCTATGTGATGATCAAGCCCGACGGTGTGCAGCGCGGGCTGGTGGGGGAAATCCTGGCCGTTTTTGAAAAAAAGGGCCTGAAGATTGTGGGCCTGAAAATGCTGCGCATCACCCCCGAGCTGGCCGAGCGCCACTACGGTGAGCACAAGGGCAAGCCTTTTTACGCCCCCCTGGTGGAGTACATTACCTCGGGTCCGGTGGTGGCCATGGTGCTGGAGGGTAAGGACGCCGTGCGCACCGTGCGCGAAATGATGGGGGCCACCAACCCGCTGCAGGCGGCACCGGGCACCATCCGGGCCACTTATGGCATGGACATTGGACGCAACGTCATTCACGGCTCCGACTCGCCTGCCAGCGCGGAACGGGAGATCGGCATCTTCTTCCGGCCCGAAGAACTGGTGGATTACGGCCGGGCGCTGGACTGTTGGATTTATGAGTAAACAACCGGGCACCCTGTGTGGGGGTGCCTTTTGCCTTCTACGGGCTTTTCCAGACGTTTGCAGCCCGGATTGGCTCGCTCATTTTGGACAACTGCCGCGCTTCTACTTAACATTTATAAAGTGATAATTTAATAAACAAAACTTATAGTGACAATATTGAATTAAACAAAAAATATTATTACTAGCAGGAATTCTCTGATGATTGCCGAAGTTAATTTAATATTTAGAAAGGGTGGTCAATAATGGCTGACCTTCAGCCGGGCATCAAAGGAAGCGCCAGTACATACTGCACTGATCAAAACACCGCCATTGCTTACGGCAGCGGCAGCATTCGGGTTTTGGCCACACCGGCCATGATCGGCCTGATGGAGGAGGCGGCCTTGAAGTCGGTGCAACCCTATCTGCCGACCGGCCAGACCACTGTGGGCATCAAAGTGGATGTGCAGCACCTGGCCGCCACACCGCCGGGCATGCAGGTTACCGCCACCGCGGAGCTGGTGGAGGTGGACGGGCGGCGCCTGGTCTTCAAGGTGGAGGCACGGGACGAGAAGGACCTGGTGGGCCGGGGGGTGCACGAGCGCTTCATCGTGCAGGAGGAAAAGTTTTTAAGCCGGGCTGCGGCCAAGCTGGGTTAGGGCCGCGGCCGGGCCGGAATAATCCATATCACCATTATTGAAGGGAGAGGGAAAAAGAGTATGCCCTACGATGCAACCAAGCTCAAGGACTATGAGATTGCCGAACTGGCGGAGAAGAACATGCCCACCCCCATGCAGTGGGCGGAAAAGCTGGGCCTGGACAAGGACGAGATCATCCCCTACGGCCGCATCTGCAAGCTGGACTTCATGAAGATCATCAAGCGGCTGGAAGGCCGCCCGGACGGCAAATACATCAACGTCACCGCCATTACCCCCACCCCGCTGGGCGAAGGTAAAACCACCACCACCATGGGCCTGACCGAGGGTCTGGGCAAGCGGGGCATGAACGTGGGCGCGGCCATTCGCCAGCCTTCCGGCGGTCCCACCTTCAACATCAAGGGCACTGCGGCCGGTGGTGGCAACGCGCTGGCCATCCCCATGACCGAGTTCTCCCTGGGCCTGACCGGCGACCTGAACGACATTGTCAACGCCCACAACCTGTGCATGGTGGCTCTGACCGCCCGCATGCAGCACGAGCGCAACTATGACGATGCCGAGCTGGCCAAGCGTAACCTGCGCCGCCTGGACATCGACCCCACCAACGTGCAGATGGGCTGGGTCATTGACTTCTGCGCCCAGGCTCTGCGCAACATCATCATTGGTATCGGCGGCAAGATGGACGGCTACATGATGCAGTCCAAATTTGGCATTGCCGTGAGCTCCGAGCTGATGGCCATCCTGGCCGTGGCCACCGACCTGAAGGATCTGCGCCAGCGCATTGGCAGGATCATCGTGGCCTACGACAAGAAGGGCCGTCCGGTGACCGCCGAGGACCTGGAAGTGGCCGGTGCCATGACCGCCTTCATGCGCAACGCCATCAACCCCACCCTGATCAGCACGGCCGAATACCAGCCCGTCCTGGTGCACGCCGGTCCGTTCGCCAACATTGCCATCGGTCAGTCCTCCATCATCGCCGACCGCATCGGTCTGAAGATGTTCGACTACCACATCACCGAGAGCGGCTTCGCTGCCGACATCGGCTTTGAGAAGTTCTGGAACGTCAAGTGCCGCATGAGCGGGCTCACCCCCAACGTGTCCGTGGTCACCACCACCATCCGCGCCCTCAAGATGCACGGCGGTGGTCCCAAAGTGGTGCCCGGCCGTCCGCTGCCCGAAGAGTACACCAGGGAAAACCTGGAACTGCTGGAAAAGGGTATTCCCAATCTGCTGCACCACATCGGCATTGTGCGCAAGGCGGGCATCAACCCGGTGGTCTGCATCAACGCCTTCCACACCGACACCAAGGAAGAGATCGCCATGGTGCGTCGCTATGCCGAGCAGGCCGGCGCCCGTTGCGCCCTGTCCGAGCACTGGCTCAAGGGCGGCGAAGGTGCGCTGGAGCTGGCCGACGCCGTGATCGATGCCTGCAATGAAAAAGTGGACTTCAAGTTCCTCTATCCGCTGGAAATGCCGCTGCGCCAGCGTGTGGAAGTCATTGCCAGGGAAGTCTACGGTGCCGACGGTGTGACCTGGACTCCGGAAGCCGAAGCCAAAGCCAAGATGTTCGAGGAAAATCCCGAATACAGAGACTTCGCCACCATGATGGTCAAGACCCACCTCTCCTTAAGTGCCGACCCCAACCTCAAGGGCGTGCCCAAGGGCTGGGTGCTGCCGGTGCGCGACGTGCTCATCTTCGCCGGCGCCAAGTTCCTCTGCCCCATGACCGGTACCATCAGCCTGATGCCCGGTACCAGCTCCGACCCGGCCTTCCGCCGCATCGATGTGGATGTGGAGACCGGTGCGGTGAAGGGCCTGTTCTAATAGCACCCGGTGCTCTGGTTGCTTCTAAAACATTATATTTTAGAGATCATACAAGCCTCCGGTTGGACCGGGGGCTTTTGTTATTGCGCTACCGCTGTCGCAAATGCTCTGTAGGGTATTAGATTTGCCGGCTATTGGGGGTTGAGGGGATGAAGGGGGTTTTGCTTTAACAAGAATGGTTTTACTCGGTGAAATGCATGGGCGGTTATATTAAACAGCAGGCGGCGGCAATAACGCATAAGCGGAATCATGAGCAAAATATTTCGTGTTAACTATTATTTACATTGCAAATTGAGTGGATTTGCCCGGGAAAAAGCATTCAGCGGGCAAAAATTTTGTCCGGTGGCAAGTATAATTATTGACATGCGTAGACAGGCCATCTATAATGTAGATGTTTATGTGCATAGATAAAAACATAAGCAAAACAAAGTTATGGCAGATTTCATAATAGCCAGCCAGGTTGGGTTACCTTGATGCATATTTTGAGGATGCTACATTTAGCTAAAATTGTTTGCAGGAGGAGAAAAGCTCATGTCCAGACCGCCCAAATGTCGCCGCGTGGAATACATCCCCGAGCTGACCTTTTTCAAACCGGCCGGGGTGCCGCTCAGCGCTCTGAATGAGGTTACCGTAACCATTGAAGAAGTGGAAGCCATCCGCTTGAAAGACCTGCTGGGCCTGGAACAGGAGGAGTGTGCGGAAAAAATGGGCGTGTCCCGCCCCACCTACCACCGCATCCTGACCGCCGCCCGCAACAAAATTGCCGACGCCCTGGTCAACGGCAAGGCCATCCGCATGGAGGGCGGCCATTTCCAGCTGGTGATGAAGCGCTTCAAGTGCAGCCATTGCCAGCACGAGTGGGAGATCCCCTGTGGCCAGGGCCAGCGCTTTTCCGAGATGAAATGCCCGCAGTGTGCCGACCGGGACATCTACCGCATCAACCCGGACGGCACGCCCTTCAACTGCCACCGCTGGCAGGACGGGCGGGAAAAGGGGCTGGAGTAATAAAAACCCCTGGACAAGCTGCCAAATTAATGATATTATGCTGGCAGAAAGCTCCGGCCGGAATGTTTCCGGTTGAGAGGGTTTGGTTATCTGATAATTGAATATCCTCCGCGCAGGTGCCCCGGCTTATAACCGGGGTGAAAAGGGAACCGGGTGCAAATCCCGGACGGTCCGGCCACTGTGAGTGGGGAGCCCTTTTAGCGCCGTCTACCGCCCGGCAGGGCGGCAGTCACTGGGCAATTGAAGTCCGGCCAGCAATGGCGGACGGCCTGGGAAGGCTGGAGCTAAAAGCGGTGTGGAGCCACAAGTCAGGAGACCTGCCTGTGCGGCCTGTAAGTATCGCCTTCCGAGGAAAGGCAGGTGCTTGGCCAGGTTGCCCCGCTCTATTGGTGTGGTAATCTATCTACGCTCACAAAGCCCCGCTTTTCGTACCGGAAAGCGGGGCTTTAAATTTTAACCCCATCCTATCATTCATCTCCTACCCTTATAATTTTCCTTGATTTAATCCGGCGGGGCACAGGCCCTGCCGGGACACTCCTTTTGCATCAGCATTGCTCGAGCAGCTTAAAAATAAAAAATATTCACACAGGGGGTATGTTTTGTGCTGCAGGCGGAGGGTGAAAAGGGTCGGTTTGCAAATGCTGGGAGGAAACTGTGTCGATTATGGCAGGTTTTGCCAGCATTCCTGGTCCTTCTGAGCCTATTGAGTATGGTATGGCCGGGCCGGGCGCTGGCGGCTGCCCAGTCCAGCGATCAGGAATTGAAAAGCAAGGCGGTGGAGTTTATCCACAGCCGCTTTGTGGCCGGGGAGGAAATTGACGGTTACACAATCCACGTTTTGCACCTGGCCGGGGAGGGTCTGAGCAGCAGCAAATGGACGGCGGCACCCCGCCGCACGGCAGGCGATGCCAGTTTGCAAAATCGCCTGGTGGTGCTGTCCGCCCTTTTAGGTGACGCTGTTTCACCTGTCAGCTATATAATTGGCACCCAAAACCCGGACGGCAGCTTTGGTCCCTATGCCAATATTTACGGCACCAGGGCGGCCCTGCAGGCGCTGGCGGAAGCCAAAAAGAAAGGCTGGCTGCCGGAAGGAGGAACAGAGGCACTGGATGGGGCCATAGCCCGGGCGGTGGGCTACCTGCACAGTGAGTATCAGAAAAACAGCGGCCAGTACGCTGCCGCCGGGCAGTTTGACTACCGCTGTGTGCAGGCGCTGGTGGCTGCCGGGGAGAATCTGGCCGCCGAGGAATGGAAAGTGGGAGAAAACACATTATACCAGCAGGTGCTGACTGTGGCCCAGGCTGCCTATAGCAATGCCAGTGCGGTTTCGGCCGGCGAACTGGCCAAAAACCTGCTGGCACTGGCGGCGGTGGCACCGGGTAACCAACTGGTCAACCAGCTGGCCGGCGCCATTTTGGCCAAACAGCAGACGGTAAACGGGCAGGTCTATTTTGGCGACAGCATTTATGAAGATGTGCTGGTGCTGACCGCACTGGGTCAGGCCGGCAAACTGGCAATTGACCAGAACGCCGCTCTGGCCTACCTGCGGAGCTTTAAGTACGCCCACAGCAATGCCTGGGGGCAGCCGGCCGGCGCGGCCTGGGGCAGCTTTGAGCCGGAGGAGGCCGATTTGACCGGCCAGGTGTTGGCCGCTTTGAGCTTTTTCAGCGCCGCCGGCACGGCGGGCAGTGCAGTGGCCCAGGACATAGAGGAAGGTTTTACCTATCTGAAAGACATCCAGGATCGTGATACCGGGGCCATCCGGGTGCAGTACGACAGCACTTTTGCCAGTGCTGAAGTGCTGCTGGCCGCGCTTTGGAACGGGCGGGCGCCCGGCGAGTTGACGGTGAAATCACGCAGCAAGACCGTGGCCGGGTGTCTGCTGGCTTTAAACGACTGGCCGGAGCAGAGCGATTTAAAGGACCGTCTGGCGACGCTTTTAGCCGGACGGCAGATCAAAGAGGGAACTGGCGCCGGTTCCTTTGAGAACAGTGTTTACAGTGATTTTTGGGCCCTGCTGGCCCTGGGCGAAGCCCAAAAGCTGGCACTGATTGATACGAACACCGCCCGCAGTTACGTTTTAAGCAAGCAGGCGGCGGACGGTTCCTGGGGGGAAACCTTCGATCAGTACTATCCCGACTTTCTTTCCACCGCCCAGGCCCTGCGCACCCTGAGCTACCTGCCCGAATTCCAGGGGACGGTTGTTCAGCAGGCGGTGCAAAAGGGGCTGGCTTACTTAAAAGGGCTGCAGCAGGCCGATGGCGGTGTGTATGCCACGCCTTTTGACGACCCGGCGGTGGACAACGCCGAATTGCTGCTCACTTTGAAACGCCTGGGGCAAAAAGCAAGCGGTTGGAAAAACAGCGCCGGGCTGACCCCGCTGGACTACCTGAGGAAAAACAGCTACAACGGCGACGGAACATTTGGCGCCTCCCGCAACACCATGGATGCCACCTGGGTGCTGGCCGCCCTGCTGGCCTGGCCGGATAGCGCGAGCAGTGGCGGAAACAGCGGCGGCAGTGGGGGGAGCAGTGTGCCCGCCAGCCGCGCTGTGCAGGTATACATTGCTGTGCAGGGCCGGGACGGAGAACTGCTTTTCAGTCCCGGTCTGGTGGAGGTGGAACCGGCAGGACGCTGGGGTTTGACCGCCCTGGGGGCGCTGGAGGCCACCGGTCTGGAATATGTCCACCGCGACGGCTTTGTCACCTCCATTGCCGGGCAGGCCAACAGCGGCATGCAGGGCTGGATGTACAGTGTGAACGGTGATGTGCCGGCGGTTTTGGCCAGCGAGAAAAGTGTGCAGGCCAGGGATAAGGTGATCTGGTGGTACAGTAAGGATATAAACGCTCCCGTGCCCACCTGGAGTAACTTGCAGAAAAAAGCTGGTACGGGGGGCGGCGGTGTTTCCGGCAGCCAGGTTAGTGCTACTGCCGGGCAGGGTGAACTGAAACTGCCGGCCGGGGAAAAGGCCTGTCAGGAACTGGGCAGTCTTGCTGGCAGCGCCACAGCTCTGGACCAGTCCGGCAAGACCACTCGCCTGATTGCCGCAGCGGTAAAGCCGGCCTACCGGGATTTGCGCAAATGGCAAAAAGAGCTGGCCGGCAATCAAGTGGCGCTGGAAAAAGAACTGAAAAAAGGAGAAAGCGCCCTGCTGCAGGATAAAACCGGTGAGGCCGCCCTGCTGGTGCCGGAAGGTGCGCTGGCTGCAGCTGGCCGGGTGACCCTGCGCGAGGTGAGCGGTGGGTTGCCTGCTGCAGCGCGCAACGCCCTGCCGGCCGGCTGGCGCGCGTTATCGGCCTGCTATAACCTGGAACTGCCGGCGGTGACGGCCGGACAATCTCTGCAGTTGATGCTGAAAACGGCCTGGCCGGCTTATATAAAAGGAGAGAATTTGTTGCTGGGCCTGTGGACGACCGGGCAAAAATGGCTGGCCCTGCCCGCCGTGCTGGATGAAGCCGGGCGCCAGGTGCTGGCCCGGGTGGAACAGAGCGGCCAGCTGGTGCTTTTATACCGGAATAAAAGTATTTCCTTCCATGATTTACAGGGTGAGCAATGGAACTGGGCCCGCCCGGCCGTGGAGGAGCTGGCCGCCCTGGAAGTGGTGAACGGGGTGGGCCAGGACAGCTTTGCTCCGCAGCGCCAGCTCAGCCGGGCCGAACTGGCAGCCC
Coding sequences within it:
- the ftsH gene encoding ATP-dependent zinc metalloprotease FtsH, encoding MNRVLRNLSIYLLIVLVIVALMKYAAPETTTVEQIRYDQFLELINRGEVASVSIQAEDGVNLITGETKTGSKFELTAPQNDQVLNTLLQEKNIPRRYIKPPQPAWWTGLLTSLLPILIFVFLFFFLMQQTQGGGNRVMSFGKSRARMITDDKRRVTFADVAGADEVKEELQEIVEFLKNPHKYNELGARIPKGVLLFGPPGTGKTLLARAVAGEAGVPFFTISGSDFVEMFVGVGASRVRDLFDQAKKNAPCIVFIDEIDAVGRQRGAGLGGGHDEREQTLNQLLVEMDGFAPNEGIIIIAATNRPDILDPALLRPGRFDRQIVVDVPDLNGRKDILKVHVRGKPLAPDVDLDVLARRTPGFTGADLANLVNEAALLAARFNKKQIGMDELENSIERVIAGPEKKSKVISEKEKRLVSYHEAGHALVGYVLPNTDPVHKVSIIPRGRAGGYTLLLPKEDRYYMTRSMLLDQVTMLLGGRVAEAVVLKEISTGAQNDLERATEIVRRMVMEYGMSDELGPLTLGRKQEAVFLGRDLARDRNYGEEVASAIDREVRRIIDQNYNRAKEILERYMDVLHQIAGALMEKETLEAEEFAAIMRENGIEPHKVQ
- the ndk gene encoding nucleoside-diphosphate kinase, translated to MERTYVMIKPDGVQRGLVGEILAVFEKKGLKIVGLKMLRITPELAERHYGEHKGKPFYAPLVEYITSGPVVAMVLEGKDAVRTVREMMGATNPLQAAPGTIRATYGMDIGRNVIHGSDSPASAEREIGIFFRPEELVDYGRALDCWIYE
- a CDS encoding thioesterase family protein; its protein translation is MADLQPGIKGSASTYCTDQNTAIAYGSGSIRVLATPAMIGLMEEAALKSVQPYLPTGQTTVGIKVDVQHLAATPPGMQVTATAELVEVDGRRLVFKVEARDEKDLVGRGVHERFIVQEEKFLSRAAAKLG
- a CDS encoding formate--tetrahydrofolate ligase codes for the protein MPYDATKLKDYEIAELAEKNMPTPMQWAEKLGLDKDEIIPYGRICKLDFMKIIKRLEGRPDGKYINVTAITPTPLGEGKTTTTMGLTEGLGKRGMNVGAAIRQPSGGPTFNIKGTAAGGGNALAIPMTEFSLGLTGDLNDIVNAHNLCMVALTARMQHERNYDDAELAKRNLRRLDIDPTNVQMGWVIDFCAQALRNIIIGIGGKMDGYMMQSKFGIAVSSELMAILAVATDLKDLRQRIGRIIVAYDKKGRPVTAEDLEVAGAMTAFMRNAINPTLISTAEYQPVLVHAGPFANIAIGQSSIIADRIGLKMFDYHITESGFAADIGFEKFWNVKCRMSGLTPNVSVVTTTIRALKMHGGGPKVVPGRPLPEEYTRENLELLEKGIPNLLHHIGIVRKAGINPVVCINAFHTDTKEEIAMVRRYAEQAGARCALSEHWLKGGEGALELADAVIDACNEKVDFKFLYPLEMPLRQRVEVIAREVYGADGVTWTPEAEAKAKMFEENPEYRDFATMMVKTHLSLSADPNLKGVPKGWVLPVRDVLIFAGAKFLCPMTGTISLMPGTSSDPAFRRIDVDVETGAVKGLF
- a CDS encoding DUF134 domain-containing protein, with protein sequence MSRPPKCRRVEYIPELTFFKPAGVPLSALNEVTVTIEEVEAIRLKDLLGLEQEECAEKMGVSRPTYHRILTAARNKIADALVNGKAIRMEGGHFQLVMKRFKCSHCQHEWEIPCGQGQRFSEMKCPQCADRDIYRINPDGTPFNCHRWQDGREKGLE
- a CDS encoding S-layer homology domain-containing protein, which encodes MVWPGRALAAAQSSDQELKSKAVEFIHSRFVAGEEIDGYTIHVLHLAGEGLSSSKWTAAPRRTAGDASLQNRLVVLSALLGDAVSPVSYIIGTQNPDGSFGPYANIYGTRAALQALAEAKKKGWLPEGGTEALDGAIARAVGYLHSEYQKNSGQYAAAGQFDYRCVQALVAAGENLAAEEWKVGENTLYQQVLTVAQAAYSNASAVSAGELAKNLLALAAVAPGNQLVNQLAGAILAKQQTVNGQVYFGDSIYEDVLVLTALGQAGKLAIDQNAALAYLRSFKYAHSNAWGQPAGAAWGSFEPEEADLTGQVLAALSFFSAAGTAGSAVAQDIEEGFTYLKDIQDRDTGAIRVQYDSTFASAEVLLAALWNGRAPGELTVKSRSKTVAGCLLALNDWPEQSDLKDRLATLLAGRQIKEGTGAGSFENSVYSDFWALLALGEAQKLALIDTNTARSYVLSKQAADGSWGETFDQYYPDFLSTAQALRTLSYLPEFQGTVVQQAVQKGLAYLKGLQQADGGVYATPFDDPAVDNAELLLTLKRLGQKASGWKNSAGLTPLDYLRKNSYNGDGTFGASRNTMDATWVLAALLAWPDSASSGGNSGGSGGSSVPASRAVQVYIAVQGRDGELLFSPGLVEVEPAGRWGLTALGALEATGLEYVHRDGFVTSIAGQANSGMQGWMYSVNGDVPAVLASEKSVQARDKVIWWYSKDINAPVPTWSNLQKKAGTGGGGVSGSQVSATAGQGELKLPAGEKACQELGSLAGSATALDQSGKTTRLIAAAVKPAYRDLRKWQKELAGNQVALEKELKKGESALLQDKTGEAALLVPEGALAAAGRVTLREVSGGLPAAARNALPAGWRALSACYNLELPAVTAGQSLQLMLKTAWPAYIKGENLLLGLWTTGQKWLALPAVLDEAGRQVLARVEQSGQLVLLYRNKSISFHDLQGEQWNWARPAVEELAALEVVNGVGQDSFAPQRQLSRAELAALLARALGLPAAEAGNGAPFSDVRASDWFAPAVAAVRQAGLMQGDAGGTFGPQRPVSRQELMVVLARAWELEPGDNPLSFGDAARVADWAREGVQAAVRAGLVRGDERGRLNPTAPLNRAECAVLLQRALELDRAQ